Part of the Panthera uncia isolate 11264 unplaced genomic scaffold, Puncia_PCG_1.0 HiC_scaffold_1800, whole genome shotgun sequence genome, AATGAACCGTACTACAACGAGGCGGGCTTCGACAGCGACCGGGGCCTGCAGGAGGGGTATGAGAACAGTCGCTGCTACAACGAGATGGCGCTCATCCGAGTGGTGCAGTCCATGACCCAGTTGGTGCGGCGGCCGCCCGAGGTCTTCGAGCAGGAGATCCGGCAACACTTCAGCACCGGTGGCTGGCGGCTGGTGAACCGCATCGAGTCCTGGCTGGAAACCCGCGCCCTGCCGGAGAGGGCCCAGGCGCTGCCCAACGGGATCCCCAAGGACGGCGGCTCCCCGGAGCCACCCGCCGTGGCCGAGCTCTCGGACCACGGCCGAGAGGAAGCTGAGGACGGAGGGCTGTTCCCCGGAGAGGCCTCCCAGGGCTCAGACTCGGAGGGCGGCGCCCAGGGCCCGGCCTCGGCCAGCAGGGACCGCACAGACCAGACTGCGGAGGCAGCGCCCGACGCCCCGGTGCCCCCCAGTGTCAGACCAAAGAAGCGGAGGAAGAGCTACCGGAGCTTCTTGCCCGAGAAGAGCGGCTACCCTGACATCggcttccctctcttcccactcTCTAAGGGTTTCATCAAGAGCATCCGGGGCGTCCTGACGCAGTTCCGGGCCGCTCTGCTAGAGGCGGGCATGCCTGAGAGCGCGGGGGACCAGTAGCCGCCGGCCCTCGAGGAAGAAGCGTCGCGTGGGGAGAGGCCAGCCGCTGCCCGCTCGCTCCCTCCCCCGGAACCTTCCATCTTCCCGTTTTCTCCTCTGTCCCCAACGCGAAAGCCCCTCGCTGCCCTCTCCCCGAGGTGAGTTTGATGCTGAAGTGCAAGAAGTTTCACGAGATGCTGCCGTTTCTTTTCCGAAGCAATCTTCCAACAGGCCGGTGCCCTGTGGCAAAGAGAATCTGAAACCTGTTGCTGATTTTCCACTTGTCACCCAGGCAGGGCGTCCCGGCACTTGCTCCCTCGCCGTCCCCGTCTCAAGGCGGAGGTGGGGTCTTCCTAGGGCCTGGCTCGGGGGCTCGCTCTGCCCCACGAGCCGTGCAGCTCAGCCGCAGGACGAGTGGGTGTGCCTTGCATGAAGTGTGGGTTGCTCCAGCGTTTCCCCCCTCGTCCCTTTCAACCTCTTCGGTGCCCCACAGCGTCCCCGTTCCTGGGTCCTCCCGCTGCCACCGCCACCGGATCCTCCCttgtctccccgcccccccccacccccctccacccccagctggGGAGTTGTGGCTGCCGTCGCCGACTCCTGGCTCTGCTCTGGACCTTTCACAGGATAACCCTCAGGCTGTTGAACTTGCTCTCTCAGAGAGGTTGGGACCAGGCCGGGTTCAGGGTGACACCCGGGAGAGGTGGTGGTGGCCCTTGCGCATAACATGGAATGAGGACCAGGTTGCTGCTGGAAAAGAAGACAGCTGTAGGTGCCTTGCTCTTGCGTCCCAGGTGGCTGGGGGCTCCGCAGTGCTGGCATGCCGGCCTCAGCGCTTGGGCCGAAGCCGGTCTGCTCCCTGCCCCGTCCCGCCCCGGGGGCCCTAGGAGGCAGGGCAGCGGCACAGACCAGGCCGGGGCAGGTGCCGGGGCCCCTCCCGcagactctgcccctcccaccatcaCATGCTAACCCTGGGAGGTGACATAGAAGGAAccggctctttctctctctctctctctctctctctctctctctctttctcggtTGAGGATGAGGCCTCCTGTTGCTTACAAACTCTGCAGGCTCaatctggggagagagaggtggcCGACAGGGGTTCTCCTCCCTCGCAGAGACAGGCCCAGAGGTTTACAAGTTTTCTAAGCTTTTGATAATGTGAAGCTCCAGGTTAAGAGGATGCTGTTGAGCACATTGCAGCTATGTAATTTTTGgtgtatgtatgtaatatttaaggttgaaagaaaataaatctcaaaagcaaAGATACTAActcttattagaaaaaaaaaagacaaaaaaaaaaaaaagaagccaaagcaTAATGCGTCTTGTCCGCCTTCCGCTGGCTCCACACCTGTGCTGTGCCGTAACCACCCGGCGGGCAGCGGCCGCAGGGAAGGACGGAGCCGGGCCGCGGCATTTGGAGCCCTGAGTCGGTATCTTGTTCGAGAGACATCTAGAGTGGCGGGGCTGTGCTTCCCGGTGCGTTGTTCATGTGGGGATGTGAATGCCTACTGCTTACGATACCTGTATAAAGTGCTGTgtgattaaactttttttttacttgcatttttttcGTTTGGCTCATTACAATGTACAAAAAAGACAAGGTGGCACCATTAAACCTGCCTCTGCCATTCATCTGGGCTCTGTCgcctttcttcccctctgggGCACCTCACGCACACCTCCCCAGGGGAGGGCAAGACCGGTTGCCAGGAAGGTTCACGGCAGCGGCACCTCGCACCCACCCGCTCTGCTTCCGCGCCTTCTGCGCGTCCAGTCCTAGGACTCGCTGGCGTCCGGGGGCCGGGAGCCCGGGATCTAGTTCAGCGGGTCAGTGCTGTTCGTGGGCAAGGCTCGCGTCCCATTCTTCAAGGGCCAGTGTTGGGCAATGTCTGCCAGCAGCGGCTGGGGTCCCGGGGGCCCGTAATTGACCGGCCCGGCCAGGTCAACTCCTTCCAGATGCTGGGGGAGCGGACATCGGAGCACCTGGCCTGGGCTTTACGCCAAAACGGTGACCAGCTCGGGGGCCCGGTATGTGCCCCTCCTGCTGTTTCCTTTTAACTCCTGCCCATGGGGGGATAGGGGCAGGGTAGGgtagaggaggtggaggaggccgGGGGAGCCCTAGAGCCCTCACTGGAGGGATAAGACTCCTTTCCAAAGGGAGTAACTACCTCCCATTTTGACTTTGTTGCCAATTTCCCTAATGCCCCCGAAATCGGAGACATTTTCCCTTTTTGCGGAGACTGactggctgtgtggccctgggtgAGACACTAGATCTGAGTGCCTGTCTTCCATATGGGGTTAGGCAGTTGGCTGAGCTCCCTGGCTTCTCCCAGGCCAAAGGCGGGATGATCATTGGGGCAGGGCCCTAACCTccgcaaaaaaagagaaaaaaggaaaacccgGACTAGCCCTGGTCCCGTGCCCACCACCAAAATGACTATTAGCAGGGGTCAGTATCCTGCCGTGTCCAATCCAGGAGGCACCACTGGGCATCGCTAACGTTAAGTTCTAgaccccactccctcccccaacacCTGGAATAACACCAGTAGGCTGGGAGGGTCGctttatttgtgttttgattCATGGGGTGGGGCTCCCAGGACAAAACGGGACTGGCTCCCataggcaggggcggggggcaacCGGCTGGGCTCCTGGCCCAGAGCCTCATTCTGGCCTTTGGGAGGCAGAGCCCGGCCTCCCAAAGCAAGTCCTCCGCCTTCCCACCTTCTCCAGGGGTCCGCttgctcctcctccccaccaccacacGAGCTGGGGACAGGCCCTCCGgtcctgggggaaggggagaggatcCTGAGCTCGGAGTAGACCAAGCAGGCTAAGGCACGACAAGGCCCGTGGAGTCATAAGGGCTTTTCTGGAGGGGATCCCCGCCCAGGCTTCTGGCCGGGTGGGGGCTCCGCGCAGCCACTGACCATCCAGATGCAGTTCGCGTGCACCTGGCCCTGCACAGCCTCGCTGACCAACAACTCCCCGTCGGCGGCAAACACACCCTTCCCATCCTTGGGCTCCAGGCGGAAGGCGACCACGGGCGCGTACACCAAGTAGGGACAGGCCTGCTCCAAGTGCCTCCCCTTCTCCATGGCCAGGAAGAGGCGCAGCAGCGTGGCCCGAGACACGCCCGCCCGCACGTAGAACAGGTGCATGGTGCCGGCGGCAGAGCGGCCCATCGGGGCGGCGAACATCTCGCTGCCCAGGTGCGAGTGCAGCAACGCCAGCACCAGCACGAAGTCCTGCTCCGGCACCACCGTCCAGTGCGCGGGCACCGGCTCCTCCAGGGGTACGAGGTGCGCGTCCGTGGGGCCCTGCTGGTCCTGCCGGCCCACTGCAGGGGAGGCGGGCACCCCGGGGACCCCCCTTCCTGCGGGGAGGTAGGCCAGTCGGCCCCGGTACACGCGCAGCGCCGCCAGGCGCAGGAAGGTGCCCAGAGTGAAGCGGAGCTCCCCGAGGCGCCGAAACTTCTCGCTCTCCAGATCCACGTCAGCGATGAAGCCCCAAGACAGGCTAAGCACGGAGAAGAGGCGCAGGCCCGAGGCGGTCTGCAGTGACAGGAGGTTCATGGGCTCCAGCAGCCGGCGGCACAGCAGCAGGGTGCAGTTGGTCAAGAGGTCCTCGTTAGTCACCTGCTCGTAGCTGCGGGGGCGAGAGGTCGGAGGGAGTGAGGCCGGAGCCCTCGCGCATCCTCCCCTTCCGCCGCCTGGGGACTCGAGGCAGGCAAAGCAACACCGGGTCCCTAGGGAGTTAGTCGGTAGGAATGACAGAGGGGGCAGGTGGATGGAGGCAGCCAGCTGGAGTGACCGAGAGAGGGCCCCGGAACACAGCGTGGAGGCTCCCGAGAAGAGGGAACAGAAGTTACCCTGGGATACGGGGacttagaaaagaaaacctggcAGGAGGGCGGCatggaggagaaactgaggccccctCGGACCCTGGGCTCTCACCCGGCATAATGGTTCAAAGAAGCTGCCAGTGCGTTGCCGGAGCCAGCTGGGAGGCTACACAGGGGCTTCCGGATGGCAGTCTCCCAGTCGGGCCGCTCCATGAGCCCGTTCACCACCTGTTGGAGCACGGGTGGCCTCAGCCTGGGgggcaccccgccccccaccacccacacccAGTCTCTTGGGGCGGGCCTCACCTCGAACATCAGCCCGTCTCCAGACATGACCACCAGCGCGTCCCAGCGCCCCAGCTCCAACCCCTGCACCAGCTCCCGAGCGTGGTTCCGACGCTCTGTGGAGAGACCGGGTGGCCCCGAGGGTATGTATGGGGGACAGTGGCCGGGATTGCTCCCTGCCACCCCTCGGGGAGGCACTCACCAGTGAGCATCAGCGTGAAGGAGATGCCGGCCTGGGCCAGCAGGGGCTGCACGTGGCTCCAGAAGAGCTGCAGCGCCTTGCCCTTGCCTCCGCGCGGGTTTAGCAGGACCAGCACGCGGCACCGCTCGGGCAGCAGGCTCCCG contains:
- the LOC125917407 gene encoding sphingosine kinase 1-like, producing MPESAAPRARPEDLAGRCPSLGAARDSASAVSSPSDPAAAGDDAGTSAAPTPGGKGEPLSPHRVARLGGTDKELKAGAAAAGSPPTALGAPWQLEPRDEVMDPAGGGGSLLPERCRVLVLLNPRGGKGKALQLFWSHVQPLLAQAGISFTLMLTERRNHARELVQGLELGRWDALVVMSGDGLMFEVVNGLMERPDWETAIRKPLCSLPAGSGNALAASLNHYAGYEQVTNEDLLTNCTLLLCRRLLEPMNLLSLQTASGLRLFSVLSLSWGFIADVDLESEKFRRLGELRFTLGTFLRLAALRVYRGRLAYLPAGRGVPGVPASPAVGRQDQQGPTDAHLVPLEEPVPAHWTVVPEQDFVLVLALLHSHLGSEMFAAPMGRSAAGTMHLFYVRAGVSRATLLRLFLAMEKGRHLEQACPYLVYAPVVAFRLEPKDGKGVFAADGELLVSEAVQGQVHANCIWMVSGCAEPPPGQKPGRGSPPEKPL
- the LOC125917408 gene encoding (E3-independent) E2 ubiquitin-conjugating enzyme-like, which translates into the protein DLFSALIKGPTRTPYEDGLYLFDIQLPNIYPAVPPHFCYLSQCSGRLNPNLYDNGKVCVSLLGTWIGKGTERWTSKSSLLQVLISIQGLILVNEPYYNEAGFDSDRGLQEGYENSRCYNEMALIRVVQSMTQLVRRPPEVFEQEIRQHFSTGGWRLVNRIESWLETRALPERAQALPNGIPKDGGSPEPPAVAELSDHGREEAEDGGLFPGEASQGSDSEGGAQGPASASRDRTDQTAEAAPDAPVPPSVRPKKRRKSYRSFLPEKSGYPDIGFPLFPLSKGFIKSIRGVLTQFRAALLEAGMPESAGDQ